The following are encoded together in the Peromyscus maniculatus bairdii isolate BWxNUB_F1_BW_parent chromosome 22, HU_Pman_BW_mat_3.1, whole genome shotgun sequence genome:
- the Lmnb2 gene encoding lamin-B2 isoform X1 has product MSAPHPGRRGDPRAAASAMASLPPRAGPATPLSPARLSRLQEKEELRELNDRLAHYIDRVRALELENDRLLLRISEKEEVTTREVSGIKALYESELADARRVLDETARERARLQIEMGKLQAELDEARKSAKKREGELTVAQGRVRDLETLFHRSEAELASTLSDKHGLESDVAELRAQLAKAEDGHAVAKKQLEKETLMRVDLENRCQSLQEELGFSKSVFEEEVRETRRRHERRLVEVDSSRQQEYDFKMAQALEDLRSQHDEQVRLYRLELEQTYQAKLDNAKLSSDQNDKAASAAREELKEARMRVESLSYQLSGLQKQASAAEDRIRELEEVVAGERDKFRKMLDAKEQEMTEVREAMQQQLAEYQELLDVKLALDMEISAYRKLLEGEEERLKLSPSPSSRVTISRATSSSSSSGSGGVGMSVGRGRGKRRRLETEDTQGSRGGGGGGQGSSLGSGSRLAQQATVMGVVSIDEVDLEGRFVRLKNASDKDQSLGNWRIKRQVLEGEDIAYKFTPKYVLRAGQTVTVWAAGAGVAHSPPSTLVWKSQSSWGSGESSRTVLVNADGEEVAVQAVKQTSVEVSENGEEEEEEAEFGEEDLFHQQGDPRTTSRGCRLM; this is encoded by the exons ATGAGCGCGCCGCACCCGGGCCGCCGAGGGGATCCGCGCGCCGCCGCCTCCGCCATGGCGTCCCTGCCGCCCCGCGCAGGGCCCGCCACGCCGCTTTCGCCCGCGCGCCTGTCTCGGctgcaggagaaggaggagctgCGCGAGCTGAACGACCGCCTGGCGCACTACATCGACCGCGTCCGCGCTCTGGAGCTGGAGAATGATCGGCTGCTGCTCCGGATCTCCGAGAAGGAGGAGGTGACCACGCGCGAG GTGAGTGGCATCAAGGCCCTGTACGAGTCGGAGCTGGCTGACGCCCGGCGGGTGCTGGACGAGACGGCCCGGGAACGCGCGCGGCTGCAGATCGAGATGGGCAAGCTCCAGGCCGAGCTGGACGAGGCCAGGAAGAG TGCCAAGAAGCGGGAAGGTGAGCTCACGGTGGCCCAGGGCCGCGTGAGGGACCTGGAGACCCTCTTCCACCGGAGCGAGGCGGAGCTGGCCTCCACCCTCAGCGACAAGCACGGGCTGGAGAGCGACGTGGCGGAGCTCCGAGCGCAGCTGGCCAAG GCAGAGGACGGCCACGCTGTGGCCAAGAAGCAGCTGGAGAAGGAGACGCTGATGCGCGTCGACCTGGAGAACCGCTGCCAGAGCCTGCAGGAAGAGCTGGGCTTCAGCAAGAGCGTGTTCGAGGAG GAGGTGCGGGAGACCCGGCGGAGACACGAGAGGCGCCTGGTGGAGGTGGACAGCAGCCGGCAGCAGGAATACGACTTCAAGATGGCCCAGGCCCTGGAGGACCTGCGCAGCCAGCATGACGAGCAAGTGCGGCTGTACCGCCTGGAGCTGGAGCAGACCTACCAGGCCAAG CTGGACAACGCCAAGCTGAGCTCCGACCAGAACGACAAGGCGGCCAGTGCGGCCCGCGAGGAACTCAAGGAAGCCCGCATGCGCGTGGAGTCCCTCAGCTACCAGCTCTCAGGCCTGCAAAAGCAG GCCAGCGCTGCCGAGGACCGCATCCGCGAACTGGAGGAGGTTGTCGCCGGCGAGCGTGACAAGTTCCGCAAGATGCTGGACGCCAAGGAGCAGGAGATGACGGAGGTGCGCGAAGCCATGCAGCAGCAGCTGGCCGAGTACCAGGAGCTGCTGGACGTCAAGCTGGCCCTGGACATGGAGATCAGCGCCTACCGCAAGCTGCTGGAGGGCGAGGAAGAGAG GCTGAAGCTGTCCCCCAGCCCGTCCTCCCGCGTCACCATCTCTCGGGCCACCtcgagcagcagcagcagtggcagcggCGGGGTCGGCATGTCCgtggggcggggccggggcaAGCGCCGGCGGCTGGAGACCGAGGACACCCAGGGctcccgcggcggcggcggcggcggccagggCTCCAGCCTGGGCAGCGGCTCCCGCCTGGCCCAGCAGGCCACGGTCATGGGTGTCGTGAGCATCGACGAGGTGGACCTGGAGGGCAGGTTCGTGCGGCTCAAGAACGCCTCGGACAAG GACCAGTCTTTGGGGAACTGGAGAATCAAGAGACAGGTCCTGGAGGGTGAGGACATTGCCTACAAGTTCACGCCCAAGTATGTCTTGCGGGCCGGCCAGACCGTCACG GTGTGGGCAGCTGGCGCAGGGGTCGCCCACAGCCCCCCATCCACCCTGGTGTGGAAAAGCCAGAGCAGCTGGGGCTCGGGGGAGAGTTCCCGCACCGTCCTGGTCAACGCAGATGGAGAG GAGGTGGCTGTGCAGGCCGTGAAGCAGACAAGCGTTGAGGTGAGCGAGAacggagaggaagaggaagaggaggcggaATTCGGCGAGGAGGACCTCTTCCACCAGCAG GGGGACCCGAGGACTACCTCGAGGGGTTGCCGGCTGATGTGA
- the Lmnb2 gene encoding lamin-B2 isoform X2, whose amino-acid sequence MGEPEPMGGAGEGPQRGFTGDHGPVAGPLRQAQPLKDSVEGCEGGHSPRPLRECVRRRLRGLAKTPAKGPVKLPSKRALGTPRTWKSHLRVRARGQVRSAQGTASQTAVWGARKEVRETRRRHERRLVEVDSSRQQEYDFKMAQALEDLRSQHDEQVRLYRLELEQTYQAKLDNAKLSSDQNDKAASAAREELKEARMRVESLSYQLSGLQKQASAAEDRIRELEEVVAGERDKFRKMLDAKEQEMTEVREAMQQQLAEYQELLDVKLALDMEISAYRKLLEGEEERLKLSPSPSSRVTISRATSSSSSSGSGGVGMSVGRGRGKRRRLETEDTQGSRGGGGGGQGSSLGSGSRLAQQATVMGVVSIDEVDLEGRFVRLKNASDKDQSLGNWRIKRQVLEGEDIAYKFTPKYVLRAGQTVTVWAAGAGVAHSPPSTLVWKSQSSWGSGESSRTVLVNADGEEVAVQAVKQTSVEVSENGEEEEEEAEFGEEDLFHQQGDPRTTSRGCRLM is encoded by the exons ATGGGGGAGCCAGAACCCatggggggagctggagaggggCCTCAGAGGGGGTTTACAGGAGACCACGGGCCTGTGGCGGGACCCCTGAGGCAGGCCCAGCCTTTGAAGGACAGTGTGGAGGGATGTGAGGGGGGGCACAGCCCGAGACCCCTGAGGGAGTGTGTGAGGCGACGTCTGAGGGGGCTCGCGAAGACCCCTGCGAAGGGTCCTGTGAAGCTGCCCTCAAAAAGAGCCCTGGGGACTCCCAGGACTTGGAAGAGCCACCTCCGGGTCCGTGCGAGGGGGCAGGTGAGGAGCGCACAGGGAACCGCCTCTCAAACAGCCGTCTGGGGCGCcaggaag GAGGTGCGGGAGACCCGGCGGAGACACGAGAGGCGCCTGGTGGAGGTGGACAGCAGCCGGCAGCAGGAATACGACTTCAAGATGGCCCAGGCCCTGGAGGACCTGCGCAGCCAGCATGACGAGCAAGTGCGGCTGTACCGCCTGGAGCTGGAGCAGACCTACCAGGCCAAG CTGGACAACGCCAAGCTGAGCTCCGACCAGAACGACAAGGCGGCCAGTGCGGCCCGCGAGGAACTCAAGGAAGCCCGCATGCGCGTGGAGTCCCTCAGCTACCAGCTCTCAGGCCTGCAAAAGCAG GCCAGCGCTGCCGAGGACCGCATCCGCGAACTGGAGGAGGTTGTCGCCGGCGAGCGTGACAAGTTCCGCAAGATGCTGGACGCCAAGGAGCAGGAGATGACGGAGGTGCGCGAAGCCATGCAGCAGCAGCTGGCCGAGTACCAGGAGCTGCTGGACGTCAAGCTGGCCCTGGACATGGAGATCAGCGCCTACCGCAAGCTGCTGGAGGGCGAGGAAGAGAG GCTGAAGCTGTCCCCCAGCCCGTCCTCCCGCGTCACCATCTCTCGGGCCACCtcgagcagcagcagcagtggcagcggCGGGGTCGGCATGTCCgtggggcggggccggggcaAGCGCCGGCGGCTGGAGACCGAGGACACCCAGGGctcccgcggcggcggcggcggcggccagggCTCCAGCCTGGGCAGCGGCTCCCGCCTGGCCCAGCAGGCCACGGTCATGGGTGTCGTGAGCATCGACGAGGTGGACCTGGAGGGCAGGTTCGTGCGGCTCAAGAACGCCTCGGACAAG GACCAGTCTTTGGGGAACTGGAGAATCAAGAGACAGGTCCTGGAGGGTGAGGACATTGCCTACAAGTTCACGCCCAAGTATGTCTTGCGGGCCGGCCAGACCGTCACG GTGTGGGCAGCTGGCGCAGGGGTCGCCCACAGCCCCCCATCCACCCTGGTGTGGAAAAGCCAGAGCAGCTGGGGCTCGGGGGAGAGTTCCCGCACCGTCCTGGTCAACGCAGATGGAGAG GAGGTGGCTGTGCAGGCCGTGAAGCAGACAAGCGTTGAGGTGAGCGAGAacggagaggaagaggaagaggaggcggaATTCGGCGAGGAGGACCTCTTCCACCAGCAG GGGGACCCGAGGACTACCTCGAGGGGTTGCCGGCTGATGTGA
- the Lmnb2 gene encoding lamin-B2 isoform X3 — MGEPEPMGGAGEGPQRGFTGDHGPVAGPLRQAQPLKDSVEGCEGGHSPRPLRECVRRRLRGLAKTPAKGPVKLPSKRALGTPRTWKSHLRVRARGQEVRETRRRHERRLVEVDSSRQQEYDFKMAQALEDLRSQHDEQVRLYRLELEQTYQAKLDNAKLSSDQNDKAASAAREELKEARMRVESLSYQLSGLQKQASAAEDRIRELEEVVAGERDKFRKMLDAKEQEMTEVREAMQQQLAEYQELLDVKLALDMEISAYRKLLEGEEERLKLSPSPSSRVTISRATSSSSSSGSGGVGMSVGRGRGKRRRLETEDTQGSRGGGGGGQGSSLGSGSRLAQQATVMGVVSIDEVDLEGRFVRLKNASDKDQSLGNWRIKRQVLEGEDIAYKFTPKYVLRAGQTVTVWAAGAGVAHSPPSTLVWKSQSSWGSGESSRTVLVNADGEEVAVQAVKQTSVEVSENGEEEEEEAEFGEEDLFHQQGDPRTTSRGCRLM, encoded by the exons ATGGGGGAGCCAGAACCCatggggggagctggagaggggCCTCAGAGGGGGTTTACAGGAGACCACGGGCCTGTGGCGGGACCCCTGAGGCAGGCCCAGCCTTTGAAGGACAGTGTGGAGGGATGTGAGGGGGGGCACAGCCCGAGACCCCTGAGGGAGTGTGTGAGGCGACGTCTGAGGGGGCTCGCGAAGACCCCTGCGAAGGGTCCTGTGAAGCTGCCCTCAAAAAGAGCCCTGGGGACTCCCAGGACTTGGAAGAGCCACCTCCGGGTCCGTGCGAGGGGGCAG GAGGTGCGGGAGACCCGGCGGAGACACGAGAGGCGCCTGGTGGAGGTGGACAGCAGCCGGCAGCAGGAATACGACTTCAAGATGGCCCAGGCCCTGGAGGACCTGCGCAGCCAGCATGACGAGCAAGTGCGGCTGTACCGCCTGGAGCTGGAGCAGACCTACCAGGCCAAG CTGGACAACGCCAAGCTGAGCTCCGACCAGAACGACAAGGCGGCCAGTGCGGCCCGCGAGGAACTCAAGGAAGCCCGCATGCGCGTGGAGTCCCTCAGCTACCAGCTCTCAGGCCTGCAAAAGCAG GCCAGCGCTGCCGAGGACCGCATCCGCGAACTGGAGGAGGTTGTCGCCGGCGAGCGTGACAAGTTCCGCAAGATGCTGGACGCCAAGGAGCAGGAGATGACGGAGGTGCGCGAAGCCATGCAGCAGCAGCTGGCCGAGTACCAGGAGCTGCTGGACGTCAAGCTGGCCCTGGACATGGAGATCAGCGCCTACCGCAAGCTGCTGGAGGGCGAGGAAGAGAG GCTGAAGCTGTCCCCCAGCCCGTCCTCCCGCGTCACCATCTCTCGGGCCACCtcgagcagcagcagcagtggcagcggCGGGGTCGGCATGTCCgtggggcggggccggggcaAGCGCCGGCGGCTGGAGACCGAGGACACCCAGGGctcccgcggcggcggcggcggcggccagggCTCCAGCCTGGGCAGCGGCTCCCGCCTGGCCCAGCAGGCCACGGTCATGGGTGTCGTGAGCATCGACGAGGTGGACCTGGAGGGCAGGTTCGTGCGGCTCAAGAACGCCTCGGACAAG GACCAGTCTTTGGGGAACTGGAGAATCAAGAGACAGGTCCTGGAGGGTGAGGACATTGCCTACAAGTTCACGCCCAAGTATGTCTTGCGGGCCGGCCAGACCGTCACG GTGTGGGCAGCTGGCGCAGGGGTCGCCCACAGCCCCCCATCCACCCTGGTGTGGAAAAGCCAGAGCAGCTGGGGCTCGGGGGAGAGTTCCCGCACCGTCCTGGTCAACGCAGATGGAGAG GAGGTGGCTGTGCAGGCCGTGAAGCAGACAAGCGTTGAGGTGAGCGAGAacggagaggaagaggaagaggaggcggaATTCGGCGAGGAGGACCTCTTCCACCAGCAG GGGGACCCGAGGACTACCTCGAGGGGTTGCCGGCTGATGTGA
- the Timm13 gene encoding mitochondrial import inner membrane translocase subunit Tim13: protein MESGFGSDFGGAGGGKLDPGAIMEQVKVQIAVANAQELLQRMTDKCFRKCIGKPGGSLDNSEQKCIAMCMDRYMDAWNTVSRAYNSRLQRERANM from the exons ATGGAGAGCGGCTTCGGCTCGGACTTCGGCGGCGCGGGCGGCGGGAAGCTGGACCCGGGGGCCATCATGGAGCAGGTGAAGGTGCAGATCGCCGTGGCCAACGCGCAGGAGCTGCTGCAG AGGATGACGGACAAGTGCTTCCGGAAGTGCATCGGGAAGCCCGGGGGCTCCTTGGATAACTCGGAACAG AAATGCATCGCCATGTGCATGGACCGCTACATGGACGCCTGGAACACCGTGTCCCGCGCCTACAACTCGCGGCTGCAGCGGGAACGAGCCAACATGTGA